GAGTGGCAGTGGATTACAAAGAATCCATTATGAGTGTCTCTGTCAACTGCTCTAGGTTGGccttatcaaaataaattggaCATTGACTATGAGATGAAACCGGACAACTTTTGAATGTCTTTTTGCTGGCATAGTACACTGTACACACATCTCTAACATCTTAATACACATGTAGGTTTGTCATCTATGAACTGTATCTGAACTTTCCTTTGCCACGCTAGAGCCTTGAACTCCTGTAATTCAATTGCTTTCAGAGCAGGCATGTCACTGGTCAAGGCCTTTGACTTTGCACAAATATGGAGTTTCTGCTTCAAGCATGTGCCATCTAAGCCCTGTCCAAAGGGTGGGATCTGTCATCATAAAGGAATTAATGTTTTTAATCTGCTCTTCAGGCAAGCAATTTCTGAATTTACAATGCCCTTCTGCTTCACCATCTAAATTCATATTAGACATGATGTTTGAGAATCATGCACTAACTAGCTATAGCTTTGGAGTGATTGTCTCTACTGATCATCTTGATTTTGACTCTGGCTCTTTAATTACCCTATGCTTTACACAAACCATTTATTATGTTGCAGCCAAGATGCTTCTTCTGCTAACACTGTTTGACTCAGATCATTCAGCACCACTAGCCCTAAAAGGTTGAATAAGTTTGCAAGGTTTTCTTAAAGGTAATCATGAACCTGGTCTTTTCCTCACAGAGATCATTCAACCTCCCTTTTGAAGCTTCACATAGTTGCTATTTGATCCTCTGTGTAAAGCATAAGGTAAAGTAAATGAAGATTGGCCCTTTAATTTTGTCATAGAAGATATATCCATATGTagattttcatgttttgaattCTGTTCCCTTTTACTACTGGCACTTGAAAGTGTGTTATTATCctagttgtttttgttgttcttggAGGTTCAAAAACCCACTGAACTGCAGATTTTTATCAGTTTGGCATTGTTCATTGTCACCATTGTCTTTATATTTAGGCTGGAATGGACAGCTTTTCTAGGAAATGGGCATTCCATGGTGCGTATatgttgatgtgttttttttccccttaatgtTAAATTCAAATAAGCATATCCagtttctcaaaagaaaaaaagaaaaagaaaaggaaaaaaaaagagcatatccagacctcttttttttttcctctctctctctctctctctctctctgaaataTATACAACATACACGTCATAGAGGGAAATTGCAGACACAACCAGGCAAAAGAGGATGGCTCCTTTCCCAAAAGCTAATTCAGTATGTAGGAAGGCTTTTCCAGAATCTGGAATTTGATTAGGAAGCCACTATCATTGTaaccataaaaaaatcaaaggttaaaaaaaaaaaaaaaataggccCTTCCATTTGTCTAGACAAGTAGAAAAAGAATCTTTAGGCCATATCATGGGTCCCATCAATGCGGAGGTTCAAAATGGTGGTTAAATAGGGTATGAAATGATAGTTCAACCGTAGCTTTGTAGTAACCTCGCCCATtgaagatcaatagctatgtcattaataaattttttaaaatgtaagtttttgtaatttaaaattatgcataaaatataagcttataaattatataataaataatatctgattgacacaaaatttaatgtatattaagagtgtaaagaacatgtaattaaatagttagattttcaaaatatgcagtaatgtttattttattgagtaaggttttAACCTTTGGCTACAACATTTTGTAGCTAAATGTTGTCCTTTCATAAATTCACATTACCATAATAGTATTCCTATGTATATAAATCTGGTTTATTATGTTTTCCCCTTTCCATAATGATTATACATATACAATGAGTCTGATTGATTTTTgtgtataaaataatttactaaaagttaaaacaaaggACTTATTGGAATACACATTGTGTGTAATTACTTTTGATGGTGTCGAGCATCTTATTTCACATTATCAAGCAGTTTTTGTTAAGATCTTCTTATGATTAAATGAATGGCTAGGTAAAATTGCAAatatgtatcttttttttatttttttcctaatgtttgaatttcagccaaagacccaaaaaaaagggagaataAAATGAAGGTATTTATAGGCACACACTACCACAAGGGattgaaagttaaaaagttCACTATTAATCTCAATACTTAtcagaaatttaaatttttatctttttaacttttctctctcacattaAAAGTGCTTGCGCACCATGCGATAGCCCTTGCTATTGGCTATTGCACCGATTCACATCTAGTTAGCCCCATTCGAATTACATTAGGAGATCTTTTGCTTTTGCCAAATCTAGGGAGACTCTTTTTTATTGGCTTGCAATGCTATAACTATGAAAGTTTGCAAATGCTTGTGTATATATGTTACACATATGACGAACTTATTCAAATCAAATACAATAAATTaacttaaaatttcttttaccaTGCCCCATTAATCAGACCAAGAacttgttttttattctttaggtTTTTACTCAAAACATGTCAAAGAGTAAATTTTTCATGAGGTTAAAGTGCCCAGAATCAGAGCAGGGCGCTGGGGGCCATCTTTGTAGAATCAATTTCTATATCTTCCTTTATATGCATGGTTTTGAAATCTGAGACCATCCTGTCTAGAAAGAATAATTCAGAACAGTTTTGAAATGCTTACCCTTTATCTTTTTACAGTGAGGAGTGTAAATGATTCATTATATGGGATCTTTTTTATTAGAGCAATGCCAAACTTAAATATCTTCAACTTGAATGATCTTCTCAGAGGATTAGTCTCATCACTTCCCTTAGTAGAACAATGCATCATGGTCATCTTAATTTTAGGCTTTGCACTTCCCTTACTATTTGATATCATTAACTGCTCTTTGATATTATTACAATTGTTTTGCTTATATATGTGTGTTGCTACTAAAAGGaagtttctttcattttatttatttattttaaattattcagGAGAATGCCTAATATGTCACTGTAACTTTACAAATGACTTTTGAATACATTTTCTGGAATCACTTCCTTAATATTATTCTTCTTTCATTCCTTTTCCCCCCCACTCCTGTCTACCTACCTAGCTGGCCACATACTGGGGctttttatttacttgtataTGGGATAATAGGTTGCATCAAAATATATCCTAGTTTAAGAAACCACATACAGAATTCTGCTAATGTAGAAAGGGAACTAGGTATTTACTTTTATTGCGACCTTGGAAAAGACTTTTTCAGTCTTCCTCCATTAGGTAGTTACTGGTTACATCTTAAGCATTTACCTTATATCAACTTGAGGGAAATATGAAtattaaactgaaaataatagCAAATCTCCATAGACAAGttgaactaatattttttttgtcttctataAACTTTTCAAGAAAATTACATTTATGACATGAGGTAATAGCTAGATATTAAATTGAATATTTACATAGAAGCTCTTTGGTTTCCCAACTACTTAACTGAAACTGGGATGCACTTTACAAGCCAACCAATTGGCCATGACAAAGCTGCAAGTCCAATGCAAACCCCCCATTGCCCCCAATCCAGTCTCTCAGTATTGGCAAATCTCTTCAGAAACTCCACCATCACCAGTTGAAGAACTATGGTGATCCCAACAATTGCTATAAATAGCTTGTTCTTAAGTATCCCTTTGAATATATTCTTCTTCTCCAGTTTTCTTGCGTTAAATTCATTGAACACTTGGCATAGGACAAATGTATTGAAAATGAGGGTGCTCTTAATGCTCTCCTTTACACCAAAGATGGATTTTCCCCTAAATTGTAAAACCAATAAGATGGTTACCTGATACACAGCCTGTGCCATGAGGTTCCGCCACATAATTTTGGTTATAAGTGGCTTAGATCGACCAATAGGCGGGTTTTCCATAAGATCATTAGTGGGTTTCTCAGTAGCCAAGGCTAAAGCTCCCAATGTATCCATTATCAGATTCACCCATAATAGTTGGACTGCAGTCAAAGGCACCTTACCAGAAGAAACAGCTGCAACAAAGTTGATAACAAGGGCAGCAACATTCACTGTGAGCTGAAACTGAATAAACTTTTGAATGTTTGTGTATACACATCTTCCCCACCTCAAAACTGTTACCACAGAGGTAAAATTGTCATCCAAGATGACTATATCTGAGCTCTCTTTTGCCACTTCAGTTCCTTGGATACCCATGGAAAGCCCAATGTCTGCTTCCTTTAGTGCAGGTGCATCATTGGTTCCATCACCTGTGACAGCAACCACATGGCCTTTCTTCTTCAAGCACTGTACCATAAGAAGCTTGTCAAAAGGAGATGACCTAGCCATTACAAGGATTTTATCAACCTTTTCCATTCTCTCTTCAGGTGAGTAATTTCTAAATTGCACCCCTTCAACTATTGCTTCATTATCCAAATCCTCATCAGGATTGAGAATCTTGCATTCAAGAGCTATAGCCCTTGCTGTATGCACATTGTCACCAGTGATCATTTTGATATTCACTCCAGCAGCTCTGCAAGACTCCACAGCTGCACTGACTCCTGGCCGACATGGATCCTTCAAGCCAACAAACCCTAATAATGTCAGCCCATTTTCTTCAAGCTTCTCAGGAGCTTGTCCACtttcttcttcaacttctttGTAGGCAAATGCAATGCATCTCAGGCTTTTTTGTGCCATATTCTTAATAATAGTCTCAAGCTGCAACCTTTCTTCCTCATCCATTACTTTCAGCACCCCTTCTCTGTCATAATAAGATGAACACATGGCCAACATCATTTCAGCAGCTCCCTTCCAATGAGTATGAATAATTTTCTCATTGTTCCTCTTCACCAAAACCccacttctctttttctctgaATTGAAGGCCTCTACATGGATGGTGTGATAATTCTGCTTTACTTCATCAATACTCGTATCCAAATTTAATACAGCCCAAGAGAGAATTACTTTCTCAGTTGGGCTACCAGAAATCTCTGGAACTGATGTAGAATGTGGTTTGTAAACTGTAGCAGTTGTGTTTAAGCTAACTGCTTGATGTAGTAGTTCGAGAATATTACCTGCCAAACCCGCAAACGTGTCATCTTTCACTGCTTCCTTTCCAAGCCAAAACTCTGTAACTTTCATTTCATTTAGTGTAAGAGTGCCTGTTTTGTCTGTGCAAATTATTGTAGCGGAGCCCATTGTCTCACAAGAAGATAGTTTTCGGACCATAGCATGATCAGCCATCATGCATTTCATAGAATAAGCTAGAGTTAGAGTAACAGCCAATGGCAAGCCTTCTGGAATAGCCACCACAATGATAGTGACAGCAGCAGATACAATGCTCACTACTGCATTCATCACATCATCAAACTTTGTCTTGCTGCCATTGAATTCCTTGTTTCCCTTGTCATCTCTAGTGTTCCCTGTGAAATACCGGATCAACATAACAAGAAGAACAAGTGCAGCCACCAGCAGTCCAATCTTACCAATATAAGAAGTTAGCTTGTTGAGGCGTGCTTGTAATGGCGTCTCCTCATTCAAATCACGGTTTATTGAACTCATCATCTCGCCCCACGCTGTGTTCATGCCCACAGAAGTGACAAGCATGAAACCAAACCCATCTGTGACCTTCGTGCCTGATAACATAAATGGATTCCTTTGATTGATCTCAATTTGGTCACTTTCACCAGTCATGCTAGACTCATCCACCTTCAAGGAATGCCCTTCCAAGAATAACCCATCAGAGGGAATCTGATCACCAATCTTCAAGCACACAATATCACCCACAACAACATCAAATATGGATATAGGTTGGCGCCTTCCATCTCTCACAACTTGCACCGTTATGTCACTACTCTTTGTTGAAAGCTTCTGAAATTGCTTTGATTGTTTAAAGTCACTCACTGCAGACACTGCAACAACCAAAAAGACAGCAAGAATGATACTCCCGCCATCATACCACCCATCTTTCCAGCCATGTTGCTTGATACCGAAGCCAAGAGAGAGTAAAGCACATgccaataatattataatagttGTATCTTTTAATGCATCTAACACAAATTTCATAAACCTTTTTGGTGGTGGTTTATGGTATTTGTTAGCACCAAAGACATTCTGTCTATGAATAAGATCAGCCTCATTACCATTGATACCGTTTTTCACATCGGTTTCAAGAATCAAAGCAAGTTCTTTTACCCCTCCAAACTCACTTAAAGACTCAAAGTTTTTGTCCCTTACCGTGTCACGAAGCTTTGTTGGATCGACAGTAAGCAACGTAATGGCTTTGCTGTCAAGTGGGGAGTCTTCGTCGATATGCTGCACGTCAATGGCAACGTAGGAAAGAGTGCGCAAGAGAGAGCCATCCTTGTCGAGGACTTTCTTGGACAAGGAAAAAAGGAGCCTGGTGAAAGATATGGCCGTGAAAGCCGTTCTCCATCTGCGCTTGTGGGTCTTGGAGACGGACCACCAGTCTTCTTGTCCTTCATCACATATAGCTATCTCGCTAGGCTTTCGAGACCTCATCGTAGACATGACTATGGAATGGAGACAAATAGAGGGATGAGagagtgtatgtgtgtgtgtgtgaacacGAAGACTAAACAGCACAAGGAGagtttatttatgtattttgtgAAAATGAGTTTAGGGTTGTTTGCAAAAGAGTGGCAGGATGATGTTTAGAGCTAATGGAGAATGTGTATAACTTGCAACAATTTCCTTTGTACTTATAGTACTTGTTATGATCAAGAAGAGAATTTCTCTCCAACTTctttttcagtatttttttttttttagatagataGATAGTGAAAAAGGAATGTTACAAGTTTCAAGAGTAGCTTCTTAGTAATTGAGATGTA
This portion of the Castanea sativa cultivar Marrone di Chiusa Pesio chromosome 7, ASM4071231v1 genome encodes:
- the LOC142642564 gene encoding putative calcium-transporting ATPase 13, plasma membrane-type; translated protein: MSTMRSRKPSEIAICDEGQEDWWSVSKTHKRRWRTAFTAISFTRLLFSLSKKVLDKDGSLLRTLSYVAIDVQHIDEDSPLDSKAITLLTVDPTKLRDTVRDKNFESLSEFGGVKELALILETDVKNGINGNEADLIHRQNVFGANKYHKPPPKRFMKFVLDALKDTTIIILLACALLSLGFGIKQHGWKDGWYDGGSIILAVFLVVAVSAVSDFKQSKQFQKLSTKSSDITVQVVRDGRRQPISIFDVVVGDIVCLKIGDQIPSDGLFLEGHSLKVDESSMTGESDQIEINQRNPFMLSGTKVTDGFGFMLVTSVGMNTAWGEMMSSINRDLNEETPLQARLNKLTSYIGKIGLLVAALVLLVMLIRYFTGNTRDDKGNKEFNGSKTKFDDVMNAVVSIVSAAVTIIVVAIPEGLPLAVTLTLAYSMKCMMADHAMVRKLSSCETMGSATIICTDKTGTLTLNEMKVTEFWLGKEAVKDDTFAGLAGNILELLHQAVSLNTTATVYKPHSTSVPEISGSPTEKVILSWAVLNLDTSIDEVKQNYHTIHVEAFNSEKKRSGVLVKRNNEKIIHTHWKGAAEMMLAMCSSYYDREGVLKVMDEEERLQLETIIKNMAQKSLRCIAFAYKEVEEESGQAPEKLEENGLTLLGFVGLKDPCRPGVSAAVESCRAAGVNIKMITGDNVHTARAIALECKILNPDEDLDNEAIVEGVQFRNYSPEERMEKVDKILVMARSSPFDKLLMVQCLKKKGHVVAVTGDGTNDAPALKEADIGLSMGIQGTEVAKESSDIVILDDNFTSVVTVLRWGRCVYTNIQKFIQFQLTVNVAALVINFVAAVSSGKVPLTAVQLLWVNLIMDTLGALALATEKPTNDLMENPPIGRSKPLITKIMWRNLMAQAVYQVTILLVLQFRGKSIFGVKESIKSTLIFNTFVLCQVFNEFNARKLEKKNIFKGILKNKLFIAIVGITIVLQLVMVEFLKRFANTERLDWGQWGVCIGLAALSWPIGWLVKCIPVSVK